From the Dehalococcoidia bacterium genome, one window contains:
- a CDS encoding NYN domain-containing protein, with protein sequence MKERPNNYAFIDSQNLNLSIRKQGWVLDFNRFRQYLGNKYDITQAFLFIGYVPQNQTLYTNLQKDGYLLVFKPTLLLPDGGVKGNVDAELVLHAVIEYENYDKALIVTGDGDFYCLVEYLIKKEKLLKLMIPNQTSFSSLFRKMMPHIVFMNNLRGMLEHKR encoded by the coding sequence ATGAAGGAACGACCGAACAACTATGCCTTCATCGATAGTCAGAACCTGAACCTATCGATTCGCAAGCAGGGATGGGTGCTGGATTTCAATCGATTTCGGCAGTATCTTGGCAACAAATACGACATCACGCAAGCGTTTCTCTTCATCGGCTATGTTCCCCAGAACCAGACGCTTTACACCAACCTTCAGAAAGACGGCTATCTCCTTGTTTTCAAGCCCACGTTGCTGCTGCCGGACGGCGGAGTGAAGGGAAACGTCGATGCGGAGCTCGTGCTGCACGCGGTGATTGAGTACGAGAACTACGACAAGGCATTGATCGTTACCGGCGATGGGGATTTCTACTGCTTAGTAGAGTATCTGATCAAGAAGGAAAAGTTGCTCAAGCTCATGATACCCAATCAGACGAGCTTCTCCTCCCTGTTCAGAAAGATGATGCCCCACATTGTATTCATGAACAATCTGAGAGGGATGCTGGAGCACAAGAGGTAA
- a CDS encoding helicase-related protein has translation MSTDTTFITNEGESNLRDRFRVLIKDTRFFDVLVGYFYTSGFHALYKSLEKTEKLRILIGIGTGRQTVELVRQAKNPVQGELLLSHAEVKQHFADDVATELETSDDHEGVEEGVAKFLAWLRDGKLEIRAYPSENIHAKLYIMTFVEGDKDVGRVITGSSNFTQSGLVDNLEFNVELKDRADYEFAISKFNELWENAVDLKEKYVETIQTRTWLNDTISPYELYLKFLYEYFRDKINRDQEGAEAEYFPEGYMDLAYQNDAVEDAKAKLDEYGGVFISDVVGLGKTYVCARLAQELDGRHLVIAPPVLIDETNPGSWRNVFHEFNISAKFKSLGMLDDLLQEGTERYKNVFIDEAHRFRTETTATYEKLAQICRGKRVILVTATPLNNSPQDILSQIKLFQKGRKSTIPNLPNLEGFFSHLSKQLEGLDRQKDHERYMQVVAENAKEIREKVLKYLMIRRTRSEIVNYFSEDLKQQGLKFPEVADPEALFYQLNAHEEFVFTETISLVTQKFEYARYTPMLYYRGKITQPEELAEKNMRKFMKILLVKRLESSFHAFRNTLRRFIKSYDQFLAEFEKGNVYISKDHAGKIFQLLESDDDEAIQRMIDEGKARQYDSSDFDPKFRERLMSDREVLHQVDALWKTIDRDPKLIEFLRVLSSTDILKDNKIIIFTESKETAEYLAENLEKRFPRQALCYHGTSGTAIRDKVIANFDARAKSTRNQYRILVTTEVLSEGVNLHRSNVVVNYDIPWNPTRLMQRVGRINRVDTKFDRIHTFNFFPTTQSNEQIKLKEAAEAKIQAFIEMLGTDARLLTEGEEIKSHDLFMKLTSKKTITGEDGEGESELKYLKAIRDVRDADPNLFEKVKRLPKKARTGRAYQSPGNSLLTYFRKGKLQKFYMTDRNSQSEELDFISAARVLEADTVTPRLVPGNDYFELLEKNKDAFSLATTEEPLEPRGKGGRDTATKLLKIIKAVQRYQGYTEDDEAYLKEVIRLLEEGALPKQTIKNLAKALNTESNPLRILGKLKTLVAPEFFKEPLSESAAQTAGPREVILSEYLAGGEA, from the coding sequence GTGAGCACGGATACCACTTTCATTACCAATGAAGGGGAGAGCAACCTTCGAGACAGATTCCGGGTGCTTATCAAAGATACCCGGTTCTTCGATGTCCTGGTCGGTTATTTCTACACCAGCGGATTCCATGCCCTCTACAAATCCCTCGAAAAGACCGAGAAGCTCAGAATCCTCATCGGAATAGGAACCGGCAGGCAAACCGTCGAACTCGTTCGCCAAGCCAAGAACCCGGTTCAGGGTGAGCTTTTACTGTCTCATGCCGAGGTCAAGCAGCACTTCGCCGATGACGTAGCGACGGAACTGGAGACCTCAGACGATCATGAAGGAGTGGAGGAAGGAGTGGCGAAATTCCTTGCATGGCTTCGGGACGGTAAGCTGGAAATCCGGGCGTACCCTTCGGAGAACATCCACGCCAAGCTCTACATCATGACCTTCGTCGAAGGGGATAAAGACGTGGGGCGCGTGATAACAGGCTCCAGCAACTTCACACAGTCTGGGCTAGTGGACAACCTGGAATTTAATGTCGAACTGAAAGACAGGGCAGACTATGAGTTTGCGATCTCGAAGTTCAATGAGCTGTGGGAAAATGCGGTAGACCTCAAGGAAAAGTACGTCGAGACGATCCAGACCCGTACCTGGCTCAATGATACGATCTCTCCCTACGAATTGTACTTGAAATTCCTCTATGAGTACTTCAGGGATAAGATCAATCGGGATCAGGAAGGCGCGGAAGCCGAATACTTCCCGGAAGGCTATATGGACTTGGCTTATCAAAACGATGCTGTCGAAGATGCCAAGGCCAAGCTCGACGAGTACGGAGGGGTCTTCATATCCGATGTTGTCGGTTTGGGCAAGACATATGTGTGCGCGAGATTGGCTCAGGAACTGGATGGGAGGCATCTGGTTATTGCCCCGCCGGTGCTCATTGATGAAACCAACCCCGGTTCCTGGCGCAACGTCTTCCACGAATTCAACATTTCAGCCAAATTCAAATCGCTGGGAATGCTCGATGATCTTCTGCAGGAAGGCACGGAACGCTATAAGAACGTGTTCATCGATGAAGCCCATCGCTTCCGCACGGAAACAACCGCCACATACGAGAAGCTGGCCCAAATCTGCCGGGGCAAGCGAGTTATCCTGGTGACGGCTACGCCCCTCAACAATTCCCCTCAAGATATCCTCAGCCAGATCAAGCTCTTCCAGAAAGGCCGAAAGAGCACGATCCCCAACTTGCCCAATCTGGAGGGCTTCTTTTCACACCTCTCAAAGCAGCTCGAGGGACTTGACCGTCAGAAGGACCACGAGCGATATATGCAGGTCGTGGCCGAAAACGCCAAGGAGATCCGGGAGAAAGTCCTCAAATATCTGATGATCCGCAGAACCCGATCAGAGATCGTTAACTACTTCTCGGAGGATTTGAAACAACAGGGGCTCAAGTTCCCTGAGGTGGCCGACCCTGAAGCTCTCTTCTACCAGCTCAACGCCCATGAGGAATTCGTCTTCACCGAAACGATCAGCCTCGTCACTCAAAAGTTCGAATACGCCCGATATACTCCTATGCTCTACTACAGAGGCAAGATCACCCAGCCGGAGGAACTTGCTGAAAAGAACATGCGGAAGTTCATGAAGATTCTCCTGGTCAAACGGCTGGAGAGCAGCTTTCACGCGTTTCGGAATACTCTGAGACGTTTCATCAAGTCCTATGACCAATTCCTCGCCGAATTCGAAAAGGGCAATGTATACATCAGCAAAGACCATGCCGGCAAGATATTCCAGCTCCTTGAGAGCGATGACGACGAGGCTATCCAGAGGATGATCGACGAGGGCAAGGCAAGGCAATATGACAGCTCGGATTTCGATCCTAAATTCAGAGAAAGGCTCATGAGCGACCGCGAAGTGCTCCATCAGGTAGATGCCCTTTGGAAGACAATAGACCGCGATCCGAAGCTCATTGAGTTTCTTCGAGTACTTTCATCAACGGATATCCTCAAGGATAATAAGATCATCATCTTCACGGAGTCCAAAGAGACGGCAGAATACCTCGCCGAGAACCTCGAAAAAAGGTTCCCCCGTCAGGCACTTTGCTATCATGGGACTTCGGGAACAGCTATCCGCGACAAGGTCATTGCCAATTTTGACGCGCGCGCCAAATCTACCCGGAATCAGTATCGGATTCTGGTTACAACAGAGGTTCTTTCAGAAGGCGTCAACCTGCATCGGTCCAATGTGGTCGTCAACTATGATATCCCGTGGAACCCCACTCGCCTGATGCAGCGGGTAGGGCGTATCAACCGGGTCGACACCAAATTCGACCGCATCCACACGTTCAACTTCTTCCCTACGACTCAATCGAATGAACAGATCAAGCTCAAGGAAGCGGCGGAGGCCAAGATCCAAGCGTTCATCGAGATGCTTGGCACAGACGCCCGGTTGTTGACCGAGGGCGAAGAAATCAAGTCTCACGATCTATTCATGAAATTGACGTCGAAGAAGACGATCACCGGGGAAGATGGGGAAGGAGAGAGCGAACTCAAGTACCTCAAGGCAATCCGGGACGTTCGAGATGCCGACCCCAATCTCTTCGAGAAGGTCAAACGCTTGCCCAAGAAAGCCCGCACCGGGCGGGCCTATCAGAGCCCTGGAAACTCGCTGCTGACCTATTTCCGGAAGGGAAAGCTTCAAAAGTTTTACATGACAGACCGCAACAGCCAATCCGAAGAACTCGACTTCATATCAGCCGCCAGGGTGCTCGAAGCAGATACGGTTACTCCGCGCCTGGTCCCGGGCAATGACTACTTCGAACTTCTGGAGAAGAATAAGGATGCTTTCAGCCTGGCTACAACTGAGGAGCCGCTGGAACCCCGGGGCAAGGGGGGCCGGGATACGGCAACAAAACTTCTCAAGATCATCAAAGCGGTCCAACGGTATCAGGGCTACACCGAAGACGATGAGGCTTATCTGAAAGAAGTGATAAGGCTGCTCGAAGAGGGGGCTTTGCCCAAGCAGACCATCAAGAATCTGGCGAAGGCTCTCAACACTGAATCGAATCCTCTTCGAATCTTGGGAAAGCTCAAGACACTCGTCGCCCCGGAGTTCTTCAAGGAGCCGTTGTCTGAAAGCGCCGCCCAGACCGCCGGCCCCAGAGAGGTTATCCTCTCTGAGTACCTGGCGGGTGGAGAAGCATGA